Proteins from a single region of Sebastes umbrosus isolate fSebUmb1 chromosome 8, fSebUmb1.pri, whole genome shotgun sequence:
- the rufy3 gene encoding protein RUFY3 isoform X3 has translation MAEPVGDPPLQQSEVSESSGRQSSSDENGHVESPDETLSPTSVIYFKEALNSSNLRFGKAGSLSPTPLRQFDFRIERIESKRKNPKDPIAIERLNLMNMAKLSIKGLIESALNLGRTLDSDYAPLQQFFVVMEHCLKHGLKTKKTFLGQNKSFWGALELVEKLTPEAGEITASVKDLPGLKTPLGRGRAWLRLALMQKKLSDYMKTIINRKDLLSEFYEPNALMMEEEGAVIAGLLVGLNVIDANLCMKGEDLDSQVGVIDFSMYLKDGGHSSKSAEGDGQITAILDQKNYVEELNRHLSASVNNLQAKVDALEKSNTKLTEELAVANNRIITLQEDVERVKEESSYQLESRKASRSDSAPDGQALGETRKQLKEETLLRLDVEKELEVQIGMKQEMELSMKMLEKDICEKQDALVELRQQLEDLRVINQQLSHKSQSADAGSKQKSEAITRLEEKINQMSGTVKQMETRCKQAERERGLAVEANRLFKQEFGDKIESLQEEVEQLRKHRYNLELELRKERERRNEQQHHHHHDAASGLSSTHRRERRLPENIPKRAPESPSVRRDQNDQLQTGTEDKTSLSSSVSSRSHHEDEQDEPFVEISQPSICTMCEQDDSLLKTKNTGVAGQPLPRETLAALK, from the exons atggcgGAGCCGGTGGGAGATCCACCTCTGCAGCAGTCAGAGGTGTCAGAAAGTTCTGGGAGACAAAGTTCGTCAGATGAAAACGGACACGTTGAGAGTCCAGATGAGACTCTCTCTCCGACCTCGGTGATCTACTTCAAGGAGGCTTTGAACTCGTCTAACTTGAGGTTTGGGAAGGCTGGGTCTCTGTCTCCGACTCCTCTCAGACAGTTTGACTTCAGGATTGAACGAATCGAGTCAAAGCGAAAAA ATCCCAAGGATCCCATTGCAATCGAAAGGCTTAACTTGATGAACATGGCCAAACTGAGCATCAAGGGCCTGATCGAGTCAGCTCTCAACCTCGGACGCACACTTGACTCTGACTATGCACCTCTCCAGCAGTTCTTCGTCGTGATGGAGCACTGTCTGAAACATGGGTTGAAAA CCAAGAAGACCTTTCTGGGGCAGAACAAGTCGTTCTGGGGGGCGTTGGAGCTGGTGGAGAAGTTGACGCCTGAAGCAGGAGAGATCACTGCCAGTGTAAAAGACCTGCCTGGCCTCAA GACTCCTCTAGGAAGAGGGCGTGCCTGGTTGCGACTGGCCTTGATGCAGAAGAAACTCTCCGACTATATGAAGACCATCATCAACAGAAAGGACCTGCTCAG TGAATTCTATGAGCCGAACGCGttgatgatggaggaggagggagccgTCATCGCCGGGTTGCTCGTCGGACTAAATGTCATTGATGCCAATCTGTGTATGAAGGGAGAGGACTTGGACTCTCAG GTCGGGGTGATTGATTTTTCAATGTACCTCAAAGATGGTGGACACAGTAGTAAGAGTGCAGAGGG TGACGGTCAGATCACAGCGATTCTCGATCAGAAGAATTACGTGGAGGAGCTGAACAGACATTTAAG TGCATCAGTAAATAACCTCCAGGCCAAAGTGGACGCTCTGGAAAAGTCCAACACAAAGCTAACAGAAGAG CTCGCAGTGGCAAATAACCGGATCATCACTTTACAAGAAGACGTGGAGAGAGTAAAGGAGGAGAGCTCATATCAGCTGGAGTCCAGGAAG gCATCAAGAAGCGACTCGGCACCAGACGGACAAGCGTTGGGTGAAACACGCAAGCAGCTCAAAGAGGAAACTTTGCTTCGATTG GATGTAGAGAAGGAGCTGGAAGTGCAGATCGGGATGAAGCAAGAGATGGAGCTGTCCATGAAGATGCTAGAGAAAGACATCTGTGAGAAGCAGGATGCTCTGGTAGAGCTCCGGCAGCAGCTGGAAGACCTTCGCGTCATCAACCAACAGCTGAGCCACAAGTCACAG AGTGCTGACGCCGGCTCTAAACAGAAGAGTGAAGCCATCACTCGCCTGGAGGAGAAAATCAACCAGATGTCGGGGACAGTTAAACAGATGGAGACCAG ATGCAAACaggccgagagagagaggggtctGGCTGTGGAGGCCAACCGGCTCTTCAAACAGGAGTTTGGGGACAAAATCGAGAGTctgcaggaggaggtggagcagCTGAGGAAGCACAG GTATAatctggagctggagctgaggaaAGAGCGAGAGCGAAGGAatgagcagcagcatcatcatcatcatgacgCTGCGTCAGGACTGTCCAGTACTCATCGGAGGGAGAGGAGACTCCCAGAGAACATACCAAAA CGTGCCCCAGAATCTCCATCAGTCAGAAGGGACCAGAATGACCAGTTACAAACTGGAACAGAGGATAAAACAAGTCTGAGCTCAAGCGT GTCCTCAAGGTCACACCATGAGGATGAACAG GACGAGCCCTTTGTGGAGATCAGTCAGCCTTCCATCTGTACGATGTGTGAACAGGACGACTCCCTCCTGAAGACAAAG aacacaggagttgctggtcaaCCGCTGCCTCGAGAAACACTGGCAGCACTTAAGTAA
- the rufy3 gene encoding protein RUFY3 isoform X5, with protein MAEPVGDPPLQQSEVSESSGRQSSSDENGHVESPDETLSPTSVIYFKEALNSSNLRFGKAGSLSPTPLRQFDFRIERIESKRKNPKDPIAIERLNLMNMAKLSIKGLIESALNLGRTLDSDYAPLQQFFVVMEHCLKHGLKTKKTFLGQNKSFWGALELVEKLTPEAGEITASVKDLPGLKTPLGRGRAWLRLALMQKKLSDYMKTIINRKDLLSEFYEPNALMMEEEGAVIAGLLVGLNVIDANLCMKGEDLDSQVGVIDFSMYLKDGGHSSKSAEGDGQITAILDQKNYVEELNRHLSASVNNLQAKVDALEKSNTKLTEELAVANNRIITLQEDVERVKEESSYQLESRKASRSDSAPDGQALGETRKQLKEETLLRLDVEKELEVQIGMKQEMELSMKMLEKDICEKQDALVELRQQLEDLRVINQQLSHKSQSADAGSKQKSEAITRLEEKINQMSGTVKQMETSEKHAVKQARNLNSAAGKLLQLQQ; from the exons atggcgGAGCCGGTGGGAGATCCACCTCTGCAGCAGTCAGAGGTGTCAGAAAGTTCTGGGAGACAAAGTTCGTCAGATGAAAACGGACACGTTGAGAGTCCAGATGAGACTCTCTCTCCGACCTCGGTGATCTACTTCAAGGAGGCTTTGAACTCGTCTAACTTGAGGTTTGGGAAGGCTGGGTCTCTGTCTCCGACTCCTCTCAGACAGTTTGACTTCAGGATTGAACGAATCGAGTCAAAGCGAAAAA ATCCCAAGGATCCCATTGCAATCGAAAGGCTTAACTTGATGAACATGGCCAAACTGAGCATCAAGGGCCTGATCGAGTCAGCTCTCAACCTCGGACGCACACTTGACTCTGACTATGCACCTCTCCAGCAGTTCTTCGTCGTGATGGAGCACTGTCTGAAACATGGGTTGAAAA CCAAGAAGACCTTTCTGGGGCAGAACAAGTCGTTCTGGGGGGCGTTGGAGCTGGTGGAGAAGTTGACGCCTGAAGCAGGAGAGATCACTGCCAGTGTAAAAGACCTGCCTGGCCTCAA GACTCCTCTAGGAAGAGGGCGTGCCTGGTTGCGACTGGCCTTGATGCAGAAGAAACTCTCCGACTATATGAAGACCATCATCAACAGAAAGGACCTGCTCAG TGAATTCTATGAGCCGAACGCGttgatgatggaggaggagggagccgTCATCGCCGGGTTGCTCGTCGGACTAAATGTCATTGATGCCAATCTGTGTATGAAGGGAGAGGACTTGGACTCTCAG GTCGGGGTGATTGATTTTTCAATGTACCTCAAAGATGGTGGACACAGTAGTAAGAGTGCAGAGGG TGACGGTCAGATCACAGCGATTCTCGATCAGAAGAATTACGTGGAGGAGCTGAACAGACATTTAAG TGCATCAGTAAATAACCTCCAGGCCAAAGTGGACGCTCTGGAAAAGTCCAACACAAAGCTAACAGAAGAG CTCGCAGTGGCAAATAACCGGATCATCACTTTACAAGAAGACGTGGAGAGAGTAAAGGAGGAGAGCTCATATCAGCTGGAGTCCAGGAAG gCATCAAGAAGCGACTCGGCACCAGACGGACAAGCGTTGGGTGAAACACGCAAGCAGCTCAAAGAGGAAACTTTGCTTCGATTG GATGTAGAGAAGGAGCTGGAAGTGCAGATCGGGATGAAGCAAGAGATGGAGCTGTCCATGAAGATGCTAGAGAAAGACATCTGTGAGAAGCAGGATGCTCTGGTAGAGCTCCGGCAGCAGCTGGAAGACCTTCGCGTCATCAACCAACAGCTGAGCCACAAGTCACAG AGTGCTGACGCCGGCTCTAAACAGAAGAGTGAAGCCATCACTCGCCTGGAGGAGAAAATCAACCAGATGTCGGGGACAGTTAAACAGATGGAGACCAG TGAGAAGCATGCGGTGAAGCAGGCCAGAAACCTGAACTCAGCAGCAGggaagctgctgcagctgcagcagtag
- the rufy3 gene encoding protein RUFY3 isoform X1 gives MAEPVGDPPLQQSEVSESSGRQSSSDENGHVESPDETLSPTSVIYFKEALNSSNLRFGKAGSLSPTPLRQFDFRIERIESKRKNPKDPIAIERLNLMNMAKLSIKGLIESALNLGRTLDSDYAPLQQFFVVMEHCLKHGLKTKKTFLGQNKSFWGALELVEKLTPEAGEITASVKDLPGLKTPLGRGRAWLRLALMQKKLSDYMKTIINRKDLLSEFYEPNALMMEEEGAVIAGLLVGLNVIDANLCMKGEDLDSQVGVIDFSMYLKDGGHSSKSAEGDGQITAILDQKNYVEELNRHLSASVNNLQAKVDALEKSNTKLTEELAVANNRIITLQEDVERVKEESSYQLESRKASRSDSAPDGQALGETRKQLKEETLLRLDVEKELEVQIGMKQEMELSMKMLEKDICEKQDALVELRQQLEDLRVINQQLSHKSQSADAGSKQKSEAITRLEEKINQMSGTVKQMETRCKQAERERGLAVEANRLFKQEFGDKIESLQEEVEQLRKHRYNLELELRKERERRNEQQHHHHHDAASGLSSTHRRERRLPENIPKRAPESPSVRRDQNDQLQTGTEDKTSLSSSVSSRSHHEDEQDEPFVEISQPSICTMCEQDDSLLKTKIQCKNCSGVFCESCVSNELPLPSSILPETVCTACFSLLLQQYASTPT, from the exons atggcgGAGCCGGTGGGAGATCCACCTCTGCAGCAGTCAGAGGTGTCAGAAAGTTCTGGGAGACAAAGTTCGTCAGATGAAAACGGACACGTTGAGAGTCCAGATGAGACTCTCTCTCCGACCTCGGTGATCTACTTCAAGGAGGCTTTGAACTCGTCTAACTTGAGGTTTGGGAAGGCTGGGTCTCTGTCTCCGACTCCTCTCAGACAGTTTGACTTCAGGATTGAACGAATCGAGTCAAAGCGAAAAA ATCCCAAGGATCCCATTGCAATCGAAAGGCTTAACTTGATGAACATGGCCAAACTGAGCATCAAGGGCCTGATCGAGTCAGCTCTCAACCTCGGACGCACACTTGACTCTGACTATGCACCTCTCCAGCAGTTCTTCGTCGTGATGGAGCACTGTCTGAAACATGGGTTGAAAA CCAAGAAGACCTTTCTGGGGCAGAACAAGTCGTTCTGGGGGGCGTTGGAGCTGGTGGAGAAGTTGACGCCTGAAGCAGGAGAGATCACTGCCAGTGTAAAAGACCTGCCTGGCCTCAA GACTCCTCTAGGAAGAGGGCGTGCCTGGTTGCGACTGGCCTTGATGCAGAAGAAACTCTCCGACTATATGAAGACCATCATCAACAGAAAGGACCTGCTCAG TGAATTCTATGAGCCGAACGCGttgatgatggaggaggagggagccgTCATCGCCGGGTTGCTCGTCGGACTAAATGTCATTGATGCCAATCTGTGTATGAAGGGAGAGGACTTGGACTCTCAG GTCGGGGTGATTGATTTTTCAATGTACCTCAAAGATGGTGGACACAGTAGTAAGAGTGCAGAGGG TGACGGTCAGATCACAGCGATTCTCGATCAGAAGAATTACGTGGAGGAGCTGAACAGACATTTAAG TGCATCAGTAAATAACCTCCAGGCCAAAGTGGACGCTCTGGAAAAGTCCAACACAAAGCTAACAGAAGAG CTCGCAGTGGCAAATAACCGGATCATCACTTTACAAGAAGACGTGGAGAGAGTAAAGGAGGAGAGCTCATATCAGCTGGAGTCCAGGAAG gCATCAAGAAGCGACTCGGCACCAGACGGACAAGCGTTGGGTGAAACACGCAAGCAGCTCAAAGAGGAAACTTTGCTTCGATTG GATGTAGAGAAGGAGCTGGAAGTGCAGATCGGGATGAAGCAAGAGATGGAGCTGTCCATGAAGATGCTAGAGAAAGACATCTGTGAGAAGCAGGATGCTCTGGTAGAGCTCCGGCAGCAGCTGGAAGACCTTCGCGTCATCAACCAACAGCTGAGCCACAAGTCACAG AGTGCTGACGCCGGCTCTAAACAGAAGAGTGAAGCCATCACTCGCCTGGAGGAGAAAATCAACCAGATGTCGGGGACAGTTAAACAGATGGAGACCAG ATGCAAACaggccgagagagagaggggtctGGCTGTGGAGGCCAACCGGCTCTTCAAACAGGAGTTTGGGGACAAAATCGAGAGTctgcaggaggaggtggagcagCTGAGGAAGCACAG GTATAatctggagctggagctgaggaaAGAGCGAGAGCGAAGGAatgagcagcagcatcatcatcatcatgacgCTGCGTCAGGACTGTCCAGTACTCATCGGAGGGAGAGGAGACTCCCAGAGAACATACCAAAA CGTGCCCCAGAATCTCCATCAGTCAGAAGGGACCAGAATGACCAGTTACAAACTGGAACAGAGGATAAAACAAGTCTGAGCTCAAGCGT GTCCTCAAGGTCACACCATGAGGATGAACAG GACGAGCCCTTTGTGGAGATCAGTCAGCCTTCCATCTGTACGATGTGTGAACAGGACGACTCCCTCCTGAAGACAAAG ATACAGTGTAAGAACTGCAGCGGTGTTTTCTGTGAGAGCTGCGTGTCCAACGAGCTGCCGTTGccttcctccatcctcccaGAGACTGTGTGTACAGCCTGCTTCTCTCTGTTACTCCAACAATACGCCTCAACGCCAACATGA
- the rufy3 gene encoding protein RUFY3 isoform X2 gives MSELTPQSETPTPTTDKITQAARETIYLCNFRVSVDGEWLCLRELNDISLTPDPEPAHEDPKDPIAIERLNLMNMAKLSIKGLIESALNLGRTLDSDYAPLQQFFVVMEHCLKHGLKTKKTFLGQNKSFWGALELVEKLTPEAGEITASVKDLPGLKTPLGRGRAWLRLALMQKKLSDYMKTIINRKDLLSEFYEPNALMMEEEGAVIAGLLVGLNVIDANLCMKGEDLDSQVGVIDFSMYLKDGGHSSKSAEGDGQITAILDQKNYVEELNRHLSASVNNLQAKVDALEKSNTKLTEELAVANNRIITLQEDVERVKEESSYQLESRKASRSDSAPDGQALGETRKQLKEETLLRLDVEKELEVQIGMKQEMELSMKMLEKDICEKQDALVELRQQLEDLRVINQQLSHKSQSADAGSKQKSEAITRLEEKINQMSGTVKQMETRCKQAERERGLAVEANRLFKQEFGDKIESLQEEVEQLRKHRYNLELELRKERERRNEQQHHHHHDAASGLSSTHRRERRLPENIPKRAPESPSVRRDQNDQLQTGTEDKTSLSSSVSSRSHHEDEQDEPFVEISQPSICTMCEQDDSLLKTKIQCKNCSGVFCESCVSNELPLPSSILPETVCTACFSLLLQQYASTPT, from the exons ATGTCTGAGCTGACGCCTCAGAGCGAAACCCCCACTCCCACCACCGACAAGATCACCCAGGCCGCCCGGGAGACCATTTATCTCTGCAACTTTCGCGTGTCTGTCGATGGCGAGTGGCTTTGCCTCCGCGAGCTCAACGACATCTCCCTCACGCCAGACCCAGAGCCGGCCCATGAAG ATCCCAAGGATCCCATTGCAATCGAAAGGCTTAACTTGATGAACATGGCCAAACTGAGCATCAAGGGCCTGATCGAGTCAGCTCTCAACCTCGGACGCACACTTGACTCTGACTATGCACCTCTCCAGCAGTTCTTCGTCGTGATGGAGCACTGTCTGAAACATGGGTTGAAAA CCAAGAAGACCTTTCTGGGGCAGAACAAGTCGTTCTGGGGGGCGTTGGAGCTGGTGGAGAAGTTGACGCCTGAAGCAGGAGAGATCACTGCCAGTGTAAAAGACCTGCCTGGCCTCAA GACTCCTCTAGGAAGAGGGCGTGCCTGGTTGCGACTGGCCTTGATGCAGAAGAAACTCTCCGACTATATGAAGACCATCATCAACAGAAAGGACCTGCTCAG TGAATTCTATGAGCCGAACGCGttgatgatggaggaggagggagccgTCATCGCCGGGTTGCTCGTCGGACTAAATGTCATTGATGCCAATCTGTGTATGAAGGGAGAGGACTTGGACTCTCAG GTCGGGGTGATTGATTTTTCAATGTACCTCAAAGATGGTGGACACAGTAGTAAGAGTGCAGAGGG TGACGGTCAGATCACAGCGATTCTCGATCAGAAGAATTACGTGGAGGAGCTGAACAGACATTTAAG TGCATCAGTAAATAACCTCCAGGCCAAAGTGGACGCTCTGGAAAAGTCCAACACAAAGCTAACAGAAGAG CTCGCAGTGGCAAATAACCGGATCATCACTTTACAAGAAGACGTGGAGAGAGTAAAGGAGGAGAGCTCATATCAGCTGGAGTCCAGGAAG gCATCAAGAAGCGACTCGGCACCAGACGGACAAGCGTTGGGTGAAACACGCAAGCAGCTCAAAGAGGAAACTTTGCTTCGATTG GATGTAGAGAAGGAGCTGGAAGTGCAGATCGGGATGAAGCAAGAGATGGAGCTGTCCATGAAGATGCTAGAGAAAGACATCTGTGAGAAGCAGGATGCTCTGGTAGAGCTCCGGCAGCAGCTGGAAGACCTTCGCGTCATCAACCAACAGCTGAGCCACAAGTCACAG AGTGCTGACGCCGGCTCTAAACAGAAGAGTGAAGCCATCACTCGCCTGGAGGAGAAAATCAACCAGATGTCGGGGACAGTTAAACAGATGGAGACCAG ATGCAAACaggccgagagagagaggggtctGGCTGTGGAGGCCAACCGGCTCTTCAAACAGGAGTTTGGGGACAAAATCGAGAGTctgcaggaggaggtggagcagCTGAGGAAGCACAG GTATAatctggagctggagctgaggaaAGAGCGAGAGCGAAGGAatgagcagcagcatcatcatcatcatgacgCTGCGTCAGGACTGTCCAGTACTCATCGGAGGGAGAGGAGACTCCCAGAGAACATACCAAAA CGTGCCCCAGAATCTCCATCAGTCAGAAGGGACCAGAATGACCAGTTACAAACTGGAACAGAGGATAAAACAAGTCTGAGCTCAAGCGT GTCCTCAAGGTCACACCATGAGGATGAACAG GACGAGCCCTTTGTGGAGATCAGTCAGCCTTCCATCTGTACGATGTGTGAACAGGACGACTCCCTCCTGAAGACAAAG ATACAGTGTAAGAACTGCAGCGGTGTTTTCTGTGAGAGCTGCGTGTCCAACGAGCTGCCGTTGccttcctccatcctcccaGAGACTGTGTGTACAGCCTGCTTCTCTCTGTTACTCCAACAATACGCCTCAACGCCAACATGA
- the rufy3 gene encoding protein RUFY3 isoform X6, with product MSELTPQSETPTPTTDKITQAARETIYLCNFRVSVDGEWLCLRELNDISLTPDPEPAHEDPKDPIAIERLNLMNMAKLSIKGLIESALNLGRTLDSDYAPLQQFFVVMEHCLKHGLKTKKTFLGQNKSFWGALELVEKLTPEAGEITASVKDLPGLKTPLGRGRAWLRLALMQKKLSDYMKTIINRKDLLSEFYEPNALMMEEEGAVIAGLLVGLNVIDANLCMKGEDLDSQVGVIDFSMYLKDGGHSSKSAEGDGQITAILDQKNYVEELNRHLSASVNNLQAKVDALEKSNTKLTEELAVANNRIITLQEDVERVKEESSYQLESRKASRSDSAPDGQALGETRKQLKEETLLRLDVEKELEVQIGMKQEMELSMKMLEKDICEKQDALVELRQQLEDLRVINQQLSHKSQSADAGSKQKSEAITRLEEKINQMSGTVKQMETSEKHAVKQARNLNSAAGKLLQLQQ from the exons ATGTCTGAGCTGACGCCTCAGAGCGAAACCCCCACTCCCACCACCGACAAGATCACCCAGGCCGCCCGGGAGACCATTTATCTCTGCAACTTTCGCGTGTCTGTCGATGGCGAGTGGCTTTGCCTCCGCGAGCTCAACGACATCTCCCTCACGCCAGACCCAGAGCCGGCCCATGAAG ATCCCAAGGATCCCATTGCAATCGAAAGGCTTAACTTGATGAACATGGCCAAACTGAGCATCAAGGGCCTGATCGAGTCAGCTCTCAACCTCGGACGCACACTTGACTCTGACTATGCACCTCTCCAGCAGTTCTTCGTCGTGATGGAGCACTGTCTGAAACATGGGTTGAAAA CCAAGAAGACCTTTCTGGGGCAGAACAAGTCGTTCTGGGGGGCGTTGGAGCTGGTGGAGAAGTTGACGCCTGAAGCAGGAGAGATCACTGCCAGTGTAAAAGACCTGCCTGGCCTCAA GACTCCTCTAGGAAGAGGGCGTGCCTGGTTGCGACTGGCCTTGATGCAGAAGAAACTCTCCGACTATATGAAGACCATCATCAACAGAAAGGACCTGCTCAG TGAATTCTATGAGCCGAACGCGttgatgatggaggaggagggagccgTCATCGCCGGGTTGCTCGTCGGACTAAATGTCATTGATGCCAATCTGTGTATGAAGGGAGAGGACTTGGACTCTCAG GTCGGGGTGATTGATTTTTCAATGTACCTCAAAGATGGTGGACACAGTAGTAAGAGTGCAGAGGG TGACGGTCAGATCACAGCGATTCTCGATCAGAAGAATTACGTGGAGGAGCTGAACAGACATTTAAG TGCATCAGTAAATAACCTCCAGGCCAAAGTGGACGCTCTGGAAAAGTCCAACACAAAGCTAACAGAAGAG CTCGCAGTGGCAAATAACCGGATCATCACTTTACAAGAAGACGTGGAGAGAGTAAAGGAGGAGAGCTCATATCAGCTGGAGTCCAGGAAG gCATCAAGAAGCGACTCGGCACCAGACGGACAAGCGTTGGGTGAAACACGCAAGCAGCTCAAAGAGGAAACTTTGCTTCGATTG GATGTAGAGAAGGAGCTGGAAGTGCAGATCGGGATGAAGCAAGAGATGGAGCTGTCCATGAAGATGCTAGAGAAAGACATCTGTGAGAAGCAGGATGCTCTGGTAGAGCTCCGGCAGCAGCTGGAAGACCTTCGCGTCATCAACCAACAGCTGAGCCACAAGTCACAG AGTGCTGACGCCGGCTCTAAACAGAAGAGTGAAGCCATCACTCGCCTGGAGGAGAAAATCAACCAGATGTCGGGGACAGTTAAACAGATGGAGACCAG TGAGAAGCATGCGGTGAAGCAGGCCAGAAACCTGAACTCAGCAGCAGggaagctgctgcagctgcagcagtag
- the rufy3 gene encoding protein RUFY3 isoform X4, producing the protein MNMAKLSIKGLIESALNLGRTLDSDYAPLQQFFVVMEHCLKHGLKTKKTFLGQNKSFWGALELVEKLTPEAGEITASVKDLPGLKTPLGRGRAWLRLALMQKKLSDYMKTIINRKDLLSEFYEPNALMMEEEGAVIAGLLVGLNVIDANLCMKGEDLDSQVGVIDFSMYLKDGGHSSKSAEGDGQITAILDQKNYVEELNRHLSASVNNLQAKVDALEKSNTKLTEELAVANNRIITLQEDVERVKEESSYQLESRKASRSDSAPDGQALGETRKQLKEETLLRLDVEKELEVQIGMKQEMELSMKMLEKDICEKQDALVELRQQLEDLRVINQQLSHKSQSADAGSKQKSEAITRLEEKINQMSGTVKQMETRCKQAERERGLAVEANRLFKQEFGDKIESLQEEVEQLRKHRYNLELELRKERERRNEQQHHHHHDAASGLSSTHRRERRLPENIPKRAPESPSVRRDQNDQLQTGTEDKTSLSSSVSSRSHHEDEQDEPFVEISQPSICTMCEQDDSLLKTKIQCKNCSGVFCESCVSNELPLPSSILPETVCTACFSLLLQQYASTPT; encoded by the exons ATGAACATGGCCAAACTGAGCATCAAGGGCCTGATCGAGTCAGCTCTCAACCTCGGACGCACACTTGACTCTGACTATGCACCTCTCCAGCAGTTCTTCGTCGTGATGGAGCACTGTCTGAAACATGGGTTGAAAA CCAAGAAGACCTTTCTGGGGCAGAACAAGTCGTTCTGGGGGGCGTTGGAGCTGGTGGAGAAGTTGACGCCTGAAGCAGGAGAGATCACTGCCAGTGTAAAAGACCTGCCTGGCCTCAA GACTCCTCTAGGAAGAGGGCGTGCCTGGTTGCGACTGGCCTTGATGCAGAAGAAACTCTCCGACTATATGAAGACCATCATCAACAGAAAGGACCTGCTCAG TGAATTCTATGAGCCGAACGCGttgatgatggaggaggagggagccgTCATCGCCGGGTTGCTCGTCGGACTAAATGTCATTGATGCCAATCTGTGTATGAAGGGAGAGGACTTGGACTCTCAG GTCGGGGTGATTGATTTTTCAATGTACCTCAAAGATGGTGGACACAGTAGTAAGAGTGCAGAGGG TGACGGTCAGATCACAGCGATTCTCGATCAGAAGAATTACGTGGAGGAGCTGAACAGACATTTAAG TGCATCAGTAAATAACCTCCAGGCCAAAGTGGACGCTCTGGAAAAGTCCAACACAAAGCTAACAGAAGAG CTCGCAGTGGCAAATAACCGGATCATCACTTTACAAGAAGACGTGGAGAGAGTAAAGGAGGAGAGCTCATATCAGCTGGAGTCCAGGAAG gCATCAAGAAGCGACTCGGCACCAGACGGACAAGCGTTGGGTGAAACACGCAAGCAGCTCAAAGAGGAAACTTTGCTTCGATTG GATGTAGAGAAGGAGCTGGAAGTGCAGATCGGGATGAAGCAAGAGATGGAGCTGTCCATGAAGATGCTAGAGAAAGACATCTGTGAGAAGCAGGATGCTCTGGTAGAGCTCCGGCAGCAGCTGGAAGACCTTCGCGTCATCAACCAACAGCTGAGCCACAAGTCACAG AGTGCTGACGCCGGCTCTAAACAGAAGAGTGAAGCCATCACTCGCCTGGAGGAGAAAATCAACCAGATGTCGGGGACAGTTAAACAGATGGAGACCAG ATGCAAACaggccgagagagagaggggtctGGCTGTGGAGGCCAACCGGCTCTTCAAACAGGAGTTTGGGGACAAAATCGAGAGTctgcaggaggaggtggagcagCTGAGGAAGCACAG GTATAatctggagctggagctgaggaaAGAGCGAGAGCGAAGGAatgagcagcagcatcatcatcatcatgacgCTGCGTCAGGACTGTCCAGTACTCATCGGAGGGAGAGGAGACTCCCAGAGAACATACCAAAA CGTGCCCCAGAATCTCCATCAGTCAGAAGGGACCAGAATGACCAGTTACAAACTGGAACAGAGGATAAAACAAGTCTGAGCTCAAGCGT GTCCTCAAGGTCACACCATGAGGATGAACAG GACGAGCCCTTTGTGGAGATCAGTCAGCCTTCCATCTGTACGATGTGTGAACAGGACGACTCCCTCCTGAAGACAAAG ATACAGTGTAAGAACTGCAGCGGTGTTTTCTGTGAGAGCTGCGTGTCCAACGAGCTGCCGTTGccttcctccatcctcccaGAGACTGTGTGTACAGCCTGCTTCTCTCTGTTACTCCAACAATACGCCTCAACGCCAACATGA